Genomic segment of Bacteroidales bacterium:
TGGCTTCGTCGAACAATTGTTTCGATAACGCTGCATCGCCTTTCGCTATGGCTGACTTGTATTGTTCCTCTTTGGCTTTGGCTTCGGCTTCCGCTTTTTCTTTAGCAGCTTTGTCGGCTAAGAGTTTATCGATTTCAGCCAGTTTTGTCTTGGGGTAAGTTTCGTTCGGTTTGATGCTCAAGGCTTGATTGTAAGCTGATTTGGCTTCGTCGAACAATTGTTTCGATAACGCTGCATCGCCTTTGGCAACAGCTGACTTGTATTGCTCTTCTTTGGCTTGGTTCGCACTTTCTGCTAAAATCTTATCAATCTCAGCTATTTTTGTCTTGGGATATTGTTCTGTAGGTTTTAAGTTAGAAGCATTTTGATAAGCTGTTTTTGCATTTTTATAATCTTGTTTTGAGAACAAATTATCTCCTTGAGCAATATATTTATTATAATTAGCTTCATTGTTGCGAGTTTGAGCAATAAGTTTTTCACATTGCATAATTTGCTTATCTGGATAATCGTTATATGGGTCAATATCAATTGCTTTTTCATACAATTCTATAGCCTCTTCATATGCCTGGTTCTTAAATTTCTCATCAGCTTTTGCAACAATCTGATTGTAAGATTGTTTTTTTACAGATTCAATCTGAGAAGTAATTTGCTCGATTTGTTTACGCATGCTTTCTGTATAAGGGATATCATAATCGAAAGCATCCGCTTCGGGATTATAAATAATTTTGGTAACCGGCTTATTAAGAGCAGAATAATCAACTCCTTCAACTTTAGGAAACAATTCTACAGAAAAAGTGTATTTATAAATAAGATCTTTTTCGGGTATTTTGGTATCAACAAGTACCTTTTTAGATGCATATTCAGCAGCCGCAATTTCTATGGTATATAATTTATCGTAATTAAGGTTAAAAGTAAAATCCCCGTTAGCGTTTGAAATGGTTGAATTAACTTTAGCATTTCCTTCAAAGAGATTAATGGTAGCATTGGCAATTTTATTTTTACCACTTTTAACTTGTCCAGAAATTTTCAAATAGCTATTATTTTGGGCAATTACATTAAAAACAATGAATATACTCAGTGTGATGAAAATATTTCTAATATATTTAGATACAACGGTCATTCTATAATAAAATAAATTTGGTGTAAAATTAAAAATTATTTTTAAGGTAATGGCGAATTAGGTTCTTTTTTCATGTGGTTATAAATAAGTTTATCGGTAAGTTTCGGAAAAAATTTATAAAGCCAAACAGTAAGTTTTCCCTGTGTTGTAAGGATAAGCGTTCTTTTACGTTTTTCTATACCGCGTATAATATAACTAGCCACTTGTTCGGCAGTCATCATTTTATTTTCATCGCGTGGTGTTTCACCTTGAGGTGTACCATTTGCCGTAAGTGCTGTATTTCGAATATTAGATGCCGTAAACCCAGGTGCTGCTATCATAATATGAATACCCAATTTCATTGTTTCGACTCTAAGTGTATTAAGAAAACCATGAATTGCTGCTTTAGATGCTGCATAACCAGTTCGAGCGGGCAAGGGTGTAAATCCTGCAATAGATGAGATGGCTACTATACTCCCTTTTTCTTTAATAATAGATGGAAGTGCATATTTTGTGCAATAAACAGTCCCCCAAAAATTAATATTCATAAGTGTTCGAATCACATCTAAATGCAAGTCGTTAAACAAAGCTCGCATAGATACACCTGCATTATTAATAAGCACATCTATCTTGCCAAAATGTTGCAGACATGTATCAATAATCTTTTTACATTCCTCTTCTTTAGAAACATCAGCCACTACATAAACACAATGTCCTTGATTAATATTTTCAAGTTCATTATAGGTTTCAATAAGTGCATCTTCCTTACGAGCGGCTATGCATATGTAATTATTTTGCTCAACAACTTTCTTGGCAATTGCCTTTCCTATACCCGACGAAGCCCCTGTTACAATAAAAACCTTATTCGTAATCATTTTTTTGTAGCAAAATTATGTAAAATATTTTGTTTTTTCAAATCATTAACATGTTGATATTCTCGCATATATAAAAATAATGATTTTTTTTGAAAAAAAAGATAATTTTTTTTTGAAAAATAAAAATTTGGTTATACCTTTGCAGTCTCAAATCTAAGGATGATTCAGTAGCTCAGCAGGTAGAGCATTGCCCTTTTAAGGCAGGGGTCCTGGGTTCGAATCCCAGCTGGATCACCAAACAAAAATCCCTCGTTAAGAGGGATTTTTTATTTCAAGCACCTACGCTATTATGTTGATATTTTGTATTATACTTTCATTCTGATATAAATATACTCTAATTAGTATTAATAAAACAAAGTTTTTTAATTATATTTGCAGAAAAAAATATGCAAAAACTTCAACAAGTTATTTTAATTATTTTTGGATTAGCCATTATTGCTTTATTTATCATCGTTTTTAGTCTAAACAACAATAAGACCAATGGTATCAACAATGATAACCCAAAAGATACCACCATTCATAAAGAACACAAAATAGCATTTGTAAATGTTGACACATTGTTGAAAAAATATGACTTTTACAATGTACTTGAAAAAAGATTGATGGATAAACAGAAATCACTTGAAAATGATTTAAATAGAAAAATGATTGCATTTGAAAAAGAAGCTCAAGATTTTCAGCGCAAAGTACAAACCAACAGTTTTTTGAGTCAAGAAAGTGCTCAACGTCAAGAGCAAGAACTCATGATGAAGCAACAAAACTTATACAAACTACGCGAAGATTTAAGTAATGAATTAGCTCAAGAAACTCAGAATCTTGAAAAACAATTATTAGATACAGTTACAAATTTTCTTAAAGAATTTAATGCCAATAAAAAATACGATTATATTTTAAATAAGGCAGCTATTCTTTATGGCGATGAATCGCTCGATATTACCGACACTTTAATTAATTTGTTAAATAAACGTTACAAAGCAGTAACGAAATAAGCCACTCATGTCGGTTTTATTACAATATTTAAATAAACACGCTCTTTACCCTAATCAAATTAATACTCCTCCTTCAGAAAATTTGGGGCTTGTTATTGTAATACCATGCTATAATGAAGAAAATATTATTACCATATTACAAAGTATTTATAATTGCGAACGTCCACTATGCGACACAGAGGTGCTTGTTGTTGTAAATTCGCCATCCAATGCCGATATCAATGTTTTAGAAACAAACAAAGCCCGAATTTACGATTTCAACACTTGGACATCTAATCATAAAGACCATCGACTGCGTTATTATTTATTACATTATCCATCGTTACCACCCAAAGATGCTGGTGTTGGTTTAGCTCGAAAATTGGGTATGGACCAGGCTATATATCGTTATTTACAAATCAATTACGATCAAGGTGTTATCGCCAATATTGATGCCGATTGTACTTGCAAGAGTAACTATTTAACTTCAATAGAAAAATTGTTTACTACCACAAAAACAAAAGCATGTTCGATACGATTTGAACATCCCATCGAAGGAAATTTATTTTCAACACAACATTACGATGCGATAATTCTATATGAATTATATTTACACTATTATATTTTATCGCTTCGAAAAACCGGTCATCCTTTTGCTTTTCATACAATAGGAAGTTCGTTTGCTGTAAGAGCTTCAACATACGCCATGCAAGGGGGAATGAATAAACGAAAAGCGGGTGAAGATTTTTATTTTCTTCAAAAAATAATCCCTCTAGGAAAATACTCAGAATTAAATAACACTTGTGTTTACCCATCACCACGAAAATCGGAACGCGTACCATTTGGAACTGGTGCTTCTATAACCAAAATGCTAAATTCTAATAATATTGATTATTATACTTATGATATTCAAGCATTCGAAGATTTAAAATTTTTTTTCGAGTATATTATTCATTTAAACAAAAACACAAATTTTGAGTTTCTAATGAATGTAATTAAAGAACCCCTAAAATCGTTTTTAATTAATAATAACATGGCTAATCATTTAGCCGAAATACAAAAAAACACATCATCCCCTCAAGCTTTCATTCAACGTTTTTTTCGTTGGTTCAATGCTTTTGTAGTTCTAAAATATATGAATTTTAGCCATGAGCAATACTATCAACGCAAGCCTATTGCAGAAATGGCAAAGGAATATTTAAAAAGATATGAAAATATAAACGTTCATAATTTAGGCAACAAAGACTTACTACTATATTTTAGGAATCTCATTTATGATAATTAAGGGTATAAAAAAAAGGCTGCCCTTTTTAGACAGCCTCTTTTTATAATCTCATGCCAATGCTTATTTTTTTTCTGGTTTTAAATAAACCTTTACATAATTGTTAAAGTTAAAATATTTATTGGCCAAATCTTGAATTTCTTTTGCTGTGGTGTTATTCACAATATTATTGTATTCGGCAATATTAGCTTTATCTTTATAATAATAAATGTTATCAAGTTTGCGAATCCACCAGTTGTTTTTCTTAATATCAGTTTCGCGTTCACGAACAAGTTGTTCTTTTATTTTCTTTAAATTTTCTTCGCTAGGTCCTTTTTTCTGCAATGCTTGTATTTGTTTAAATACAACTTTTGAAAGCTTATCCTGATTTTTAGGATTACATCCAAAAATAACAGTAACAGAAATTTCTTCTCTAGGATATTTTTCATATTCGAGACGTGCTTGTATGCCATAAGTACCACTTTCTTTTTCGCGAACATTTTCGCGCAACATGATATCTAAAATTTTAATCATCATGTTGGTTTTAATGTTATTTTCTGGTGACCAATTGTAATTAGTATTCCAAATAATACCAACAAATCCTTTTTCATCTTTTCCTTTATATACGGTTTCGTTGACAATGCCTGAAGGGAATTTCGGGCTAACATCTTTCCACATTTCTGATTTTGGCTGTGAAGGTAATCCACCAATATATTTTTGTATTAAAGGTAAAGCTTCATTTTCGTTTATATTACCGACAAAGAAGAATTTAAAATCGCGAGCATTATTGAAGCGATCTTTAAAATATTGTATTGATTTATCTAATGTAACCGTTTGAAGCTGTTCTTCTGTAGGTATTAAAATGGTACGAGGGTCATTTTGAGTTACAATTTTAGTTAATTTATCAAAAAACACAAATTGTGGATTGCTCATAATAAACATAAATTGACTCTTTAGCTTTGAGATAAATGATTTAAAAGCTTCTTCGTCTTTGCGGACATCGGTAAAATACATATACAATAATTGCAGCATTGTTTCTAAATCGGCAGGAGCTACTTTACCTGTAAAACCATGTTTTAAATCTTGAATATAAGGACTTATTTCAATATCCTTACCGGCAAGTTTTTTCTTTAAGTCGGTTTTACTAAATTGACCTAATCCGCATTCTTCAATAATGCTAGGAGCGTACATTGCATTTAAAATATCTTCATTACTAGCAAGTGAAGTTCCACCTAAAGTAAATCCCGAAAATTGAATTTCGTTGTTTTTAAAATCAGTTTGTTTTATTATTACTTGAGCTCCATTTTCAAAAGTTAGCTCAACTATGCCGAGTTCTTTATTTTCATTTCTGCTAACTAATTTCGAACCTTCGGGCATTTTGGCTAACAAAGGTGCATCGGTTTGCTTATCTTCATATGGGCTAAGCTGCAATGATTTAACTTTTTCTATAGTTTTTAATACTTCGTCTTTGGTTGGAACTTTAATACCATCTTTTTTAGGAGCGGTAATCATCATTACTAAATTATCATCGGTTATCCATTGCTTAGCAAGACCATTTACTTCATCGAGTTTAATTTCGGGTAAGAACTTTTTAGCAAATTCATATTCTTTTACTGCGCCTGGTATCGGATTTTGTGCAAGATAATGGTAAACATATTCCATCGCTAAGTTACCCGATTCCATTTTATCGTATTCTTTTGCCTGTTTTTCGTATTCTTTAAGTAATTCGTTTTTTTGACGTTCAAATTCAGTAGGAGTAAAACCATAAAGTTTAACACGTTGATTTTCGGTCATAACCGTTTCTAACGATTTATCTATAAGATTTTCTTTTGATAAAGCATATCCTAAATATGCATCTTTAGTACGTGCTAAGAAAGAACCATATTCGGTACCTGCATAAATGTATGGACAATCGGGCTTTTGGCTAATTTCCTCTAACCGATTATTAATCATGCCGGTAAATAAATCTTGCATTAATTTTATTTTGAAATCTTCAACGGTTTCTATGTATTTTTTGGGGTGTTTATAAAAAAACATAACCGTATTGTTAGTTGCCTCTTCGTCTGTCTCAATACTTATAAGTGGTTCTTTATTAGGAGGTAAGTCAAAAACTTCACGTTTACGTTCGTTAGGTGGATTTTGAATTTGACTAAAATGTTGTTTGATTTTTTGCTCCATTTGGTCAACATCAATATCGCCAACTACAACCACTGCTTGTAAATTTGGACGATACCAATCTTTGTAAAACTGGCGTAATGTTTCATGTTTAAAATTTTTTAGTATTTCGGGTTTACCAATAGGAATTCG
This window contains:
- a CDS encoding carboxypeptidase regulatory-like domain-containing protein, with the translated sequence MKISGQVKSGKNKIANATINLFEGNAKVNSTISNANGDFTFNLNYDKLYTIEIAAAEYASKKVLVDTKIPEKDLIYKYTFSVELFPKVEGVDYSALNKPVTKIIYNPEADAFDYDIPYTESMRKQIEQITSQIESVKKQSYNQIVAKADEKFKNQAYEEAIELYEKAIDIDPYNDYPDKQIMQCEKLIAQTRNNEANYNKYIAQGDNLFSKQDYKNAKTAYQNASNLKPTEQYPKTKIAEIDKILAESANQAKEEQYKSAVAKGDAALSKQLFDEAKSAYNQALSIKPNETYPKTKLAEIDKLLADKAAKEKAEAEAKAKEEQYKSAIAKGDAALSKQLFDEA
- a CDS encoding SDR family oxidoreductase, translating into MTNKVFIVTGASSGIGKAIAKKVVEQNNYICIAARKEDALIETYNELENINQGHCVYVVADVSKEEECKKIIDTCLQHFGKIDVLINNAGVSMRALFNDLHLDVIRTLMNINFWGTVYCTKYALPSIIKEKGSIVAISSIAGFTPLPARTGYAASKAAIHGFLNTLRVETMKLGIHIMIAAPGFTASNIRNTALTANGTPQGETPRDENKMMTAEQVASYIIRGIEKRKRTLILTTQGKLTVWLYKFFPKLTDKLIYNHMKKEPNSPLP
- a CDS encoding OmpH family outer membrane protein, with amino-acid sequence MQKLQQVILIIFGLAIIALFIIVFSLNNNKTNGINNDNPKDTTIHKEHKIAFVNVDTLLKKYDFYNVLEKRLMDKQKSLENDLNRKMIAFEKEAQDFQRKVQTNSFLSQESAQRQEQELMMKQQNLYKLREDLSNELAQETQNLEKQLLDTVTNFLKEFNANKKYDYILNKAAILYGDESLDITDTLINLLNKRYKAVTK
- a CDS encoding glycosyltransferase family 2 protein translates to MSVLLQYLNKHALYPNQINTPPSENLGLVIVIPCYNEENIITILQSIYNCERPLCDTEVLVVVNSPSNADINVLETNKARIYDFNTWTSNHKDHRLRYYLLHYPSLPPKDAGVGLARKLGMDQAIYRYLQINYDQGVIANIDADCTCKSNYLTSIEKLFTTTKTKACSIRFEHPIEGNLFSTQHYDAIILYELYLHYYILSLRKTGHPFAFHTIGSSFAVRASTYAMQGGMNKRKAGEDFYFLQKIIPLGKYSELNNTCVYPSPRKSERVPFGTGASITKMLNSNNIDYYTYDIQAFEDLKFFFEYIIHLNKNTNFEFLMNVIKEPLKSFLINNNMANHLAEIQKNTSSPQAFIQRFFRWFNAFVVLKYMNFSHEQYYQRKPIAEMAKEYLKRYENINVHNLGNKDLLLYFRNLIYDN
- a CDS encoding insulinase family protein, which gives rise to MIRLFRFLWILPLLALVQPVQSQEKMPIDPNVRMGKLDNGLVYYIRKNAKPEKRVELRLAVNAGSILESDDQQGLAHFCEHMCFNGTKNFPHAELVNTIERMGIKFGADLNAYTSFDETVYMLKVPTDQPDLIDKGFQILEDWAHQVTFEGKEIDKERGVILEEWRLGLGADDRMRKKAFPVIFKDSKYAERIPIGKPEILKNFKHETLRQFYKDWYRPNLQAVVVVGDIDVDQMEQKIKQHFSQIQNPPNERKREVFDLPPNKEPLISIETDEEATNNTVMFFYKHPKKYIETVEDFKIKLMQDLFTGMINNRLEEISQKPDCPYIYAGTEYGSFLARTKDAYLGYALSKENLIDKSLETVMTENQRVKLYGFTPTEFERQKNELLKEYEKQAKEYDKMESGNLAMEYVYHYLAQNPIPGAVKEYEFAKKFLPEIKLDEVNGLAKQWITDDNLVMMITAPKKDGIKVPTKDEVLKTIEKVKSLQLSPYEDKQTDAPLLAKMPEGSKLVSRNENKELGIVELTFENGAQVIIKQTDFKNNEIQFSGFTLGGTSLASNEDILNAMYAPSIIEECGLGQFSKTDLKKKLAGKDIEISPYIQDLKHGFTGKVAPADLETMLQLLYMYFTDVRKDEEAFKSFISKLKSQFMFIMSNPQFVFFDKLTKIVTQNDPRTILIPTEEQLQTVTLDKSIQYFKDRFNNARDFKFFFVGNINENEALPLIQKYIGGLPSQPKSEMWKDVSPKFPSGIVNETVYKGKDEKGFVGIIWNTNYNWSPENNIKTNMMIKILDIMLRENVREKESGTYGIQARLEYEKYPREEISVTVIFGCNPKNQDKLSKVVFKQIQALQKKGPSEENLKKIKEQLVRERETDIKKNNWWIRKLDNIYYYKDKANIAEYNNIVNNTTAKEIQDLANKYFNFNNYVKVYLKPEKK